One stretch of Nicotiana tabacum cultivar K326 chromosome 18, ASM71507v2, whole genome shotgun sequence DNA includes these proteins:
- the LOC107781071 gene encoding putative LRR receptor-like serine/threonine-protein kinase At2g23950 — protein MATMFLVLSLLLFSATVSFSYEARNHEVEALIAIRRSLNDPNGALSNWDEDSVDPCSWAMITCSSGNLVTALGAPSQGLSGVLSGMISNLTNLKQVLLQNNNISGHIPKELGKLPNLQTLDLSNNHFSGHVPESLGLLNSLQYLRLNNNSLSGAIPLSLARVPQLAFLDLSFNNLTGPIPKFPARTFNVVGNPLICGNHSTETCFGSVNPMPLSLSIDSTDKRSSKRLAVALGLSISFVSLFLIGFGFIFWKRNQNRKQSILNINDLQEEDLVRLGNLRSFTFKELQRATNNFSSKNILGAGGFGNVYRGKLGDGSFVAVKRLKDISGTAGESQFRTELELISLAVHRNLLRLIGYCATSNERLLVYPYMSNGSVASRLRGKPALDWNTRKRIAIGAARGLLYLHEQCDPKIIHRDVKAANVLLDDYCEAIVGDFGLAKLLDHADSHVTTAVRGTVGHIAPEYLSTGQSSEKTDVFGFGILLLELITGMRAFELGKTVNQKGAVLEWVKKMQQEKNVEALIDRELESNYDRIDVGEMLQVAILCTQYLPSHRPKMSEVVRMLEGDGLAEKWAASHNYDSNKTQIKHSMVPGNDDNDHDHDHLTMFGMMDDDYDTHAMELSGPR, from the exons ATGGCTACTATGTTTTTAGTTCTCTCTTTGCTTCTGTTTTCTGCTACTGTTTCTTTCTCTTATGAAGCTCGAAATCATGAAg TGGAAGCTTTAATTGCTATAAGGAGAAGTTTAAATGACCCAAATGGAGCTTTAAGTAATTGGGATGAAGATTCTGTTGATCCTTGTAGTTGGGCTATGATCACTTGCTCTTCTGGAAATCTTGTCACTGCACT AGGAGCACCAAGTCAAGGTTTATCTGGGGTTTTATCTGGGATGATATCAAACCTTACAAACCTTAAACAAGT TTTACTGCAAAACAACAATATTTCTGGGCATATTCCAAAGGAGTTAGGGAAACTGCCCAATCTTCAAACATTGGATCTGTCTAATAACCATTTCTCTGGTCATGTGCCTGAATCTTTGGGTCTACTAAACAGTCTTCAATATCT GAGGTTGAACAACAATAGCTTGTCTGGTGCTATTCCTCTTTCTTTAGCAAGGGTCCCTCAGCTTGCTTTCTT GGACTTGTCCTTCAATAATCTGACTGGACCTATTCCTAAATTTCCTGCCAGGACTTTCAA TGTTGTTGGTAACCCTCTGATTTGTGGAAATCACTCGACTGAGACTTGCTTTGGATCGGTCAACCCGATGCCACTTTCATTGTCTATTGATTCCACTG ATAAACGCAGCTCGAAAAGACTAGCTGTTGCACTGGGACTTAGCATCAGCTTTGTCTCTCTTTTCCTCATAGGCTTTGGATTCATATTTTGGAAAAGGAATCAGAACAGGAAACAGTCAATTCTTAACATTAATG ATCTGCAAGAGGAGGATTTAGTTAGACTAGGAAATCTCAGAAGCTTCACATTTAAAGAACTTCAACGTGCAACGAACAATTTCAGCTCCAAGAACATTCTTGGTGCGGGTGGATTTGGCAATGTTTACCGGGGAAAGCTAGGGGATGGCTCGTTCGTGGCAGTGAAACGACTGAAAGATATTAGTGGAACTGCCGGAGAATCACAGTTCCGGACAGAATTGGAGCTAATTAGCTTGGCAGTACATAGAAATCTGCTCAGGTTAATTGGTTACTGTGCTACATCAAACGAGAGACTCCTCGTATATCCTTACATGTCTAATGGCAGTGTGGCATCAAGACTTAGAG GAAAACCGGCACTAGATTGGAATACTAGGAAGAGGATTGCAATTGGAGCTGCTAGAGGTCTTCTTTATCTCCACGAACAATGTGATCCGAAGATAATCCACAGAGACGTGAAGGCAGCGAACGTTCTATTAGATGACTACTGTGAGGCTATTGTTGGGGACTTTGGCCTCGCTAAGCTTCTTGATCATGCAGATTCTCACGTTACCACAGCTGTTCGTGGCACAGTTGGTCACATTGCGCCCGAGTACCTTTCCACTGGTCAATCATCCGAGAAAACAGATGTGTTTGGATTTGGTATCCTCTTGTTAGAGCTTATAACTGGGATGAGAGCATTTGAGTTGGGAAAAACAGTAAACCAGAAAGGAGCAGTACTTGAATGG GTTAAGAAAATGCAGCAGGAGAAGAACGTTGAAGCGCTCATCGACAGAGAGCTCGAGAGCAACTACGACAGGATTGATGTAGGGGAGATGCTACAAGTGGCTATACTTTGTACTCAATACTTGCCGTCCCACCGTCCCAAGATGTCCGAGGTGGTCCGAATGCTTGAAGGCGACGGCCTTGCTGAAAAATGGGCAGCCTCTCATAACTATGATAGTAACAAAACTCAGATTAAACATTCTATGGTCCCTGGAAATGATGACAATGATCATGATCATGACCATTTGACCATGTTTGGGATGATGGATGATGACTATGACACTCATGCTATGGAGCTTTCAGGTCCAAGATAA